GAACTCCTTTATGCCTCATCAAAGATCTGACCCTAGCCACATCTTTCCAACGCCCCGTACTTGCATATATATTTGAGAGCAACGTGTATGATCCATCGTTATCAGATGCTAACTCTGTTATTTTCTTAGCGGCATACTCCCCGAGTTCAACTTTTCCATGGATTCTACAGCAACTGAGCAAAGCAACCCACACCACAGGAGGAGGCTCCATTGGCATCTCTTCAATGAGACGCAAAGCTGCATCCAACTTTCCAGCACGACCCAACAGGTCAACCATGCAGGCATAATGCTCCGGTCCAGGAGTAACCCCAAAATCAGTTTCCATTCTATTGAAATACTCCATGCCTTCATCGACCATTCCTGAGTGGCTGCAAGCATACAGTACAACAAGTAATGTAACACCATCAAGCTTAAAACCCATTTTCCACATCTCATCGAAGATTCCAAGACCTTCTTCTCCATAACCATGCATACCATAACCCGTCATTAGAGATGTCCAAGTAACTTCATTTCTCTCTGTCATGCTGTCAAATACAAACCGGCCTTTACCGATGTCTCCACATTTTGCATACATATCTATCAGGCAGTTCGATACGAACAGTGGTACTGCATTCTGCTGGTTGCGCAATGCATAAGCGTGAATCTGCTTGCCAACTCTTAGTGCAGCCAAACTGGCACATGCCACAAGGGCACAAGATATAGTAAAAGCATTCGGTCTTGTTGCTTGCTCGAACATCTCAGAGAAAAGCTTGAGAGCTTTATTTGCATCCCCGTGCTGGGAGTATCCACCGATCATCACGGTCCAAGTCACAACATCCCTGTCTACTGGGGAAACAGAATCAAACATAGCACGCGCAGTATCAACTTCTTTGCACTTAGCATACATGTCAATCAGTTGATTAACGACCATATTATCATCACCGTGTAAGTTCCGACACAAGTCTATGGGATGTTTGATGGCATAACAATGAATCTCTTTACCATGCATCAATGCTCCAACAGACGCACAACCCGAAAGAACCGAAATAAGCGTGACTTCGTTAGGCTTCACCCCGGAACACAACATCTGCCTAAACACACCCAATGCTTCATATCCAAGTCCCCGTTGAGCATACCCTGATATAGCAGCACTCCATGTAACAACATCCATCTGTATCTTTTCTTCCCGCATCTCCTCAAACAACCTAACAACATCATCGAACCTTCCAACCTCCGAATACCCAGCAACCATAACATTCCAGGACACTACATCTTTCAACCTCATGTTCGAGAACACCGTGTTCGCCTCATCCATCATCCCACACTTCGCATACATATCCACCAAGCAGTTCCCCACAAACATATTCTCTATAATCTCGCTTCTGATCGCGAACCCGTGCAGCTGCTTCCCTAGCGAATCAGCACCAAGAGAAGCACAAGGAGGAATCACATTCACAAGAGTGATATCATCAGGCCTGAACTCAAACTCGTTCGTCATCCGCCTAAACATCTCAACGGCCATTTTAGGCTTCCCTAACTTAGCATAGctttctattatagagttccaCGAGACAACATCCCAAACTCcagacatttcatcgaacaccttccGTGCATCACCCAAACAACCGCAGCGAGTATACATAGCCACAAGCGCATTCCCAACAAAGACATTGGACTTAAACCCCGTAACCCGAGAAAGCGCGTGTGCCGACGCTCCGTAACGAACGGAGGAGGTTTC
The sequence above is drawn from the Raphanus sativus cultivar WK10039 chromosome 7, ASM80110v3, whole genome shotgun sequence genome and encodes:
- the LOC108817746 gene encoding pentatricopeptide repeat-containing protein At5g16860 codes for the protein MIRHHLKPSLFSTAPPDITPPFIHKCKTVSQVKLIHGKLISLAILTLNRTSHLISTYISLGSSSSAVSLLRRFPPSDAGVYHWNSLIRFYGDSGRFSESLSLFRLMHSLSWTPDNYTFPFVFKACGETSSVRYGASAHALSRVTGFKSNVFVGNALVAMYTRCGCLGDARKVFDEMSGVWDVVSWNSIIESYAKLGKPKMAVEMFRRMTNEFEFRPDDITLVNVIPPCASLGADSLGKQLHGFAIRSEIIENMFVGNCLVDMYAKCGMMDEANTVFSNMRLKDVVSWNVMVAGYSEVGRFDDVVRLFEEMREEKIQMDVVTWSAAISGYAQRGLGYEALGVFRQMLCSGVKPNEVTLISVLSGCASVGALMHGKEIHCYAIKHPIDLCRNLHGDDNMVVNQLIDMYAKCKEVDTARAMFDSVSPVDRDVVTWTVMIGGYSQHGDANKALKLFSEMFEQATRPNAFTISCALVACASLAALRVGKQIHAYALRNQQNAVPLFVSNCLIDMYAKCGDIGKGRFVFDSMTERNEVTWTSLMTGYGMHGYGEEGLGIFDEMWKMGFKLDGVTLLVVLYACSHSGMVDEGMEYFNRMETDFGVTPGPEHYACMVDLLGRAGKLDAALRLIEEMPMEPPPVVWVALLSCCRIHGKVELGEYAAKKITELASDNDGSYTLLSNIYASTGRWKDVARVRSLMRHKGVHKRPGCSWVEGIKGTTTFFVGDKTHPRANEIYQVLSDHMQRIKDMGYVPEKDFALHDVDDEEKGDLLLDHSEKLALAYGILTTSPGAAIRITKNLRVCGDCHTAFTYISRIIDHEIILRDSSRFHHFKNGMCSCKGYW